A region of the Bacillus sp. NP247 genome:
AGCTGCAAATCATTTTCCAAAGATTGAAGAAGAAGCGTATGACGATGAAACAATCCGTTTCTCTTTAATTGGGCGTCCAAACGTAGGGAAATCATCACTTGTAAATGCACTTCTTGGTCAAGAACGTGTAATTGTAAGTAATATAGCGGGAACGACACGTGATGCTGTTGATACACCATATAGTAAAGATGGTCAAGATTATGTAATCATCGATACAGCTGGTATGCGTAAAAAAGGGAAAGTATACGAAAGCACAGAAAAATATAGTGTACTTCGTGCACTTAGAGCGATTGAACGTTCTGACGTTGTTTTAGTCGTTTTAGACGGAGAAGAAGGAATTATTGAACAGGATAAAAAAATCGCTGGATATGCTCATGATTCAGGACGTGCTGTTATTATCGTCGTAAACAAATGGGATGCAGTGAAAAAAGATGAAAAAACAATGAAAGCATTTGAAGAAAACATTCGCGCTCATTTCCAATTTTTAGAGTATGCACCGATTGTATTCTTGTCTGCGAAAACGAAAAAACGTACACAAACATTATTACCAGTTATTAATGAAGTAAATGAAAGCCATAGCATCCGCGTACAAACAAACGTATTAAATGATGTAATTATGGATGCGGTAGCGATGAATCCAACGCCGACTCATAATGGTAGCCGTCTGAAAATCTTCTATGCGACACAGGTTGCGGTAAAACCACCAACATTTGTTATATTTGTAAACGATACAGAATTAATGCACTTTTCATATGAGCGCTTCTTAAAGAACCGTTTACGTGAAGCGTTCGGTTTTGTAGGAACGCCGATTCACATTATCGCTAGAGCAAGAGACTAATGGAGAGGATGTGATTTTATGACAAAAATCACAGTAATAGGAGCAGGTAGCTGGGGAACAGCGTTAGCGATGGTATTAGCTGACAATGGGCATGATGTACGTATTTGGGGAAACCGTCCTGAACTCATGAATGAAATTAATACGAAGCGTGAGAACAGTAGATATCTTCCAGGGATTACATTGCCAAGCACAATCGTAGCCTACTCTTCTTTAGAAGAAGCATTAGTAGATGTAAATACAGTACTGCTAGTAGTACCGACGAAAGCGTACCGAGACGTATTGCAAGAGATGAAAGAAATTGTTACAGAACCGATTACTTGGATTCATGCAAGTAAAGGAATCGAACCAGGTACGTCAAAACGTATTTCGGAAGTGATTGAGGAAGAAATTCCAGAAAACTTGATCAAAGATGTTGTTGTACTGTCTGGACCGAGTCATGCCGAAGAAGTCGGCTTACGTCAAGCGACAACTGTTACATCTGCAGCGAAGCGTATGGAAGCGGCTGAGGAAGTACAAGATTTGTTTATGAATAGCTACTTCCGTGTATATACAAACCCAGATATCGTTGGAGTTGAACTTGGTGGTGCTTTAAAAAATATTATTGCACTAGCTGCGGGGATAACTGACGGGCTTGGATTAGGTGATAATGCGAAAGCGGCATTAATGACACGTGGTTTAACAGAGATTGCTCGTTTAGGAAGAAAAATGGGCGGAAATCCGTTAACATTTGCGGGTCTAACTGGTATGGGAGACTTAATTGTAACTTGTACAAGTGTGCATAGCCGAAATTGGCGAGCTGGAAATATGCTTGGAAAAGGGCACTCTTTAGAAGAAGTATTAGAAAGTATGGGTATGGTTGTTGAAGGTGTAAGAACAACGAAAGCTGCTCATGAATTGGCAGAGAAAATGGAAGTTGAAATGCCGATTACAGCTGCTTTATATGACGTGCTGTTCAATGGGAATAATGTGAAAGATGCAGTAGGCTCATTGATGGGACGTGTTCGAAAACATGAAGTTGAAGCGATACCTGATTTGTTATAAAGAAAGCGGTAGAAGTATATTTCGTACTTCTATCGTTTTTTTTTATTATTTTTTTATGGGTCTTTTCACCAATTTTTCATCTCTGCATAGGATGAAGAGTAACTTGAGGAGAGGGTGAAAAGAATGGATAACAACATTTTTAATAACATTGAAAAAGAAGCGAAAGTGAACAAAGAAGATATTTTTAAATTAGCGTCGTCTGTTCAAAATGCGAACTTACGTGATGAGACAGTGCTTCGCCAATTGATTCATCAAGTTGCTCTAATGGCAGGACGCGAAGTGCCAAAAGAGCAAGAGGATCAAATTGTGAAAGCGATTATTAACAATAATATGCCGGCGGATTTTGGTTCTTTAAGTAAAATGTTTAAAAAATAAATTATGAGAAACAAAGAGTTTAGAGAATGCATATGATAGTTATGAAAGAATGGGAATAGAGCTGTTAAGGGCATATTTGGTCAACCGAAGCGCATTATTTCGTGCTTCGGTTTTATTATTTTAAATAAAAATCATCAATTCACGGAAAAATGATGATTTTTATTTGTTTAAAGATTTTAATTTGTTAAAATAGTATAAAAATAGATTGAAAGTAAAGGGGTGTATATATGTCGGAAGGGCTTATGAAAATGTGGTTTGCTTTAGGGGCAATTGGATTTATGTTTCTTGCAGTAAGTTTTATTTTATTAAGTAGGCATAAAATGAAGAATAAATTTTTGAAAGGGATTACAGCTTTAGTAGCGTACACCCTCATGATTGTATCGGGAATTGTTATTTTTCTTGTTGTATTTAGTGGCCCTATTGAGCAATAAAGGATGTGTAGTCGGTAAATGTTACAAAAGGAACAGTCCATATTAGCATGAAAAGGTGATTGTCAGTGAAAAAAATCTATATTATTTTAATATTTTGTTGCATGAGCATTTTAACAGGGTGTATGTATCCAAGAGAAAATATGAAACAAAGTGCTATTCCTTATGAAGACCAGTTGCAAGTTGTACAAAAAGCCATTAATACATATAAGGAGCAAACGGATGGTTTATTACCAATTAAGACGCGTGATATGAGTACGCCGATTTATCAGAAGTATCCAATTGATTTTCAAAAAATTGCTCCAAGGTACATACAAGAGGCACCAGGGAATGCGTATGAAAGTGGTGGAGTATATCAATATGTATTAATAGATGTTGAAAAAAATCCGACGGTAAAGTTAATTGATGTGAGAATGGCGGAACAAATTCAAGAAGTGGCATTGAAGCTAAGGATGTATCGTGATGAACATCAATATCCACCTTTTAAAAAAGTGATTACAGATGGTGTTTATGAATTAGACTTCAAAAAACTAGGATATAAAGATGTACCACAAGTGACAAGCCCGTACTCAGGAAAAGGTCTCCCTCTTGTAATCAATGAAAAAGGAGAATTGTTTGTTGATTATAGAATTGATTTATATGAAGCGTTGAAAAAAAATGAAGGACAATTTAAAGAAGGTGAAGATATCCGGAGTCTACTATTGAAGGATTCCCCGTTTGTTCCTGCATATTCTTTGCCATACACAGTAAAAAATGGAGAACCAATTTTTTTAAAATCATAAGTCATGAACCTTTCTTTTAGTGAATAAGTTCTAGAAGAAAGGTTTTTTATGTTATACAACTTGCGATGCAAACAAAGGCATTTTTAAATAGTCATATGAAATTGGACAAAATTATATGATATATTGTCCGAACTTCTAGAATACCATTATATTATATCAGATATTATGGGCAACGTTAGAGAAGGTATTAGTTGACTATAAACGTGGAATTATTCCCAAAAATATTGAGGGAGGGAATCACTTGGAAAAGGTAGATATTTTTAAAGATATTGCGGAACGCACAGGCGGTGATATTTATTTTGGAGTTGTAGGAGCTGTTCGAACAGGGAAATCAACATTCATTAAAAAATTTATGGAACTTGTTGTTATTCCCAATATTGAAAATGAGTCAGACCGTCAAAGAGCGCAGGATGAACTGCCTCAAAGTGCTGCTGGTCGTACAATAATGACGACGGAACCGAAGTTTGTTCCAAACCAAGCGGTTTCTATCGAAGTAGATGAAGGTCTTGAAGTGAATATTCGATTAGTAGATTGTGTTGGATATACGGTTCCAGGAGCAAAAGGCTATGAAGATGAGAATGGTCCGCGCATGATTAATACTCCTTGGTATGAAGAGCCTATTCCATTCCATGAAGCTGCAGAAATCGGGACACGTAAAGTAATTCAAGAGCATTCAACAATTGGTGTCGTTATTACAACAGATGGAACAATTGGTGAAATTCCAAGAAGAGATTATATAGAGGCAGAAGAACGCGTTGTAAATGAGTTAAAAGAAGTAGGAAAGCCTTTCATTATGATTATCAATACTGTACAGCCATATCATCCAGATACGGAGCAGTTACGTCAAAGTTTATCAGAAGAATATGATATCCCAGTAATTGCGATGAGTGTAGAGAGTTTAAGAGAAACAGATGTGTATAACGTACTTCGAGAAGCGTTATTCGAGTTCCCGGTTTTAGAAGTGAATGTAAACCTTCCGAGCTGGGTAATGGTGCTAAATGAAGGGCATTGGTTACGCCAAAGTTATCAGGAAGCGGTTCAAGAGACTGTAAAGGATATAAAACGTCTTCGTGATGTGGACCGTGTCGTTTGGCAGTTTAGTCAATATGAATTTATTGATCGAGCAAGTCTAGCTGGCATCGATATGGGGCAAGGTGTGGCAGAGATTGATTTATATGCGCCAGATGAATTGTATGATCAAATTTTAAAAGAAGTGGTAGGAGTAGAGATTCGAGGGAAAGATCATTTATTAAAGCTTATGCTTGATTTATCTCATGCGAAAACAGAGTATGACCAAGTGGCGGATGCCCTGCGTATGGTAAAACAAACCGGATATGGAGTAGCAGCGCCTGCATTAGCTGATATGAGCTTAGATGAACCGGAAATTATTCGTCACGGTTCAAGGTTCGGTGTTAAATTAAAAGCGGTTGCGCCGTCTATTCATATGATTAAAGTGGATGTAGAATCAACATTTGAACCAATTATCGGTACTGAAAAACAAAGTGAAGAACTAGTTCGTTACTTGATGCAAGATTTTGAAGATGACCCGCTATCAATTTGGAATTCTGATATATTTGGGCGCTCTCTTAGCTCTATTGTTAGAGAAGGAATTCAAGCGAAGTTATCTCTAATGCCAGAAAATGCTCGTTATAAATTAAAAGAAACGCTAGAAAGAATTATTAATGAAGGATCTGGCGGATTAATTGCGATTATATTATAAGAAAAAAATCCCTCTAATTGCAGAGGGATTTTTTTTCTTTTTGAGTACGTAATAGGAAAATAAACAGCTATTATCTAATATTTTGTTGTAAATTGTCAAGTTTCATCAGAATTTCACATTTTAAGAGTAACAATTTCCTTAAAAATATTGAATTATAAAGGAGAATCGTATAATATAGGCGTTGATAATGATTTATCTACATCTTTGTAGTATAGAATTTGCAAAAATTGCCTACAAATGAAAGTAAGACTCATTTTATGATCATTATACAGTCTTATCTTTGGGAGGAGGTGAATGGCATGAACAAGACAGATTTAATCAATGCTGTTGCAGAAGCAAGTTCCCTTTCTAAAAAGGACGCAACAAAAGCAGTGGACGCTGTTTTTGATTCTATCTTAGAAGCTTTAAAACAAGGTGATAAAGTACAACTAATCGGATTCGGTAACTTCGAAGTTCGTGAGCGTGCGGCTCGTAAAGGTCGTAACCCACAAACAGGTGAGGAGATTGAAATCGCTGCAAGTAAAGTACCTGCATTCAAACCTGGTAAAGCGTTAAAAGATGCGGTTAAATAATCCTTACATATTAACAGGGAAGAAGAGTTTCCTTTTTGGAAACTCTTCTTTTTGCTTTTAAAAACATAAATATGCTAGAATGTGTTCGTATCACTTTTAGGTTTTTCGGGAGGGCTAGCGGATGGCAAAAGTTAATTTAGAACAAATTGAACATGCAGTACGTCTTATTTTAGAGGCAATCGGAGATGACCCAAATCGCGAGGGAGTACTTGATACACCAAAACGTGTTGCGAAAATGTACGCAGAAGTATTCTCAGGGATGCATGAGGATCCGAAAGAGCATTTACACA
Encoded here:
- the engA gene encoding ribosome-associated GTPase EngA — protein: MPKPVIAIVGRPNVGKSTIFNRIVGERVSIVEDIPGITRDRIYSAGEWLNHEFNIIDTGGIDIGDEPFLTQIRQQAEVAIDEADVIIFMTNGRDGVTAADEEVAKILYRSKKPIVLAVNKVDNPEMRSDIYDFYALGFGEPFPISGTHGLGLGDLLDEAANHFPKIEEEAYDDETIRFSLIGRPNVGKSSLVNALLGQERVIVSNIAGTTRDAVDTPYSKDGQDYVIIDTAGMRKKGKVYESTEKYSVLRALRAIERSDVVLVVLDGEEGIIEQDKKIAGYAHDSGRAVIIVVNKWDAVKKDEKTMKAFEENIRAHFQFLEYAPIVFLSAKTKKRTQTLLPVINEVNESHSIRVQTNVLNDVIMDAVAMNPTPTHNGSRLKIFYATQVAVKPPTFVIFVNDTELMHFSYERFLKNRLREAFGFVGTPIHIIARARD
- a CDS encoding NAD(P)H-dependent glycerol-3-phosphate dehydrogenase — its product is MTKITVIGAGSWGTALAMVLADNGHDVRIWGNRPELMNEINTKRENSRYLPGITLPSTIVAYSSLEEALVDVNTVLLVVPTKAYRDVLQEMKEIVTEPITWIHASKGIEPGTSKRISEVIEEEIPENLIKDVVVLSGPSHAEEVGLRQATTVTSAAKRMEAAEEVQDLFMNSYFRVYTNPDIVGVELGGALKNIIALAAGITDGLGLGDNAKAALMTRGLTEIARLGRKMGGNPLTFAGLTGMGDLIVTCTSVHSRNWRAGNMLGKGHSLEEVLESMGMVVEGVRTTKAAHELAEKMEVEMPITAALYDVLFNGNNVKDAVGSLMGRVRKHEVEAIPDLL
- a CDS encoding stage VI sporulation protein F; this translates as MDNNIFNNIEKEAKVNKEDIFKLASSVQNANLRDETVLRQLIHQVALMAGREVPKEQEDQIVKAIINNNMPADFGSLSKMFKK
- a CDS encoding DUF2768 domain-containing protein, which translates into the protein MSEGLMKMWFALGAIGFMFLAVSFILLSRHKMKNKFLKGITALVAYTLMIVSGIVIFLVVFSGPIEQ
- the spoIVA gene encoding stage IV sporulation protein A: MEKVDIFKDIAERTGGDIYFGVVGAVRTGKSTFIKKFMELVVIPNIENESDRQRAQDELPQSAAGRTIMTTEPKFVPNQAVSIEVDEGLEVNIRLVDCVGYTVPGAKGYEDENGPRMINTPWYEEPIPFHEAAEIGTRKVIQEHSTIGVVITTDGTIGEIPRRDYIEAEERVVNELKEVGKPFIMIINTVQPYHPDTEQLRQSLSEEYDIPVIAMSVESLRETDVYNVLREALFEFPVLEVNVNLPSWVMVLNEGHWLRQSYQEAVQETVKDIKRLRDVDRVVWQFSQYEFIDRASLAGIDMGQGVAEIDLYAPDELYDQILKEVVGVEIRGKDHLLKLMLDLSHAKTEYDQVADALRMVKQTGYGVAAPALADMSLDEPEIIRHGSRFGVKLKAVAPSIHMIKVDVESTFEPIIGTEKQSEELVRYLMQDFEDDPLSIWNSDIFGRSLSSIVREGIQAKLSLMPENARYKLKETLERIINEGSGGLIAIIL
- a CDS encoding HU family DNA-binding protein gives rise to the protein MNKTDLINAVAEASSLSKKDATKAVDAVFDSILEALKQGDKVQLIGFGNFEVRERAARKGRNPQTGEEIEIAASKVPAFKPGKALKDAVK